A single genomic interval of Clostridium facile harbors:
- the rplX gene encoding 50S ribosomal protein L24, which yields MKKLHVKTGDEVMIISGKDKGKKGKVLEVSKKENKVIVEGANIATKHMKPRRQGEAGQLLKVEAPMYASKVMLVCPKCGKATRVAFKVEADGTKKRRCVKCDATF from the coding sequence ATTAAAAAGTTGCACGTTAAAACCGGCGATGAAGTAATGATCATCAGCGGTAAAGACAAAGGCAAAAAAGGTAAAGTACTGGAAGTCAGCAAAAAAGAAAATAAAGTTATTGTGGAAGGTGCAAACATTGCTACCAAACACATGAAACCAAGACGCCAGGGTGAAGCTGGCCAACTGTTAAAAGTAGAAGCTCCAATGTACGCTTCTAAAGTAATGTTGGTTTGCCCTAAATGTGGCAAAGCTACCCGTGTTGCTTTCAAAGTGGAAGCAGATGGCACTAAAAAACGTCGTTGTGTAAAATGCGACGCTACTTTTTAA
- the rplN gene encoding 50S ribosomal protein L14, whose product MIQMQTYLKVADNTGAKTLMCIRVLGGSRKRYANIGDVVVASVKKATPGGVVKKGDVVKAVIVRSAKGVRREDGTYIRFDENAAVIIREDKNPRGTRIFGPVARELRDKDYMKILSLAPEVL is encoded by the coding sequence GTGATACAGATGCAAACTTACCTGAAAGTAGCCGACAACACTGGTGCGAAAACTTTAATGTGTATTCGCGTACTGGGCGGTTCACGTAAAAGGTATGCAAATATTGGTGACGTAGTGGTTGCTTCGGTTAAAAAAGCAACACCCGGCGGCGTTGTCAAGAAAGGCGACGTAGTAAAAGCAGTAATCGTTCGTTCAGCAAAAGGCGTTCGTAGAGAAGATGGAACATACATCCGTTTCGACGAAAACGCTGCTGTTATTATTAGAGAAGATAAAAACCCAAGAGGTACACGTATCTTTGGGCCAGTTGCAAGGGAACTTCGTGATAAAGACTACATGAAGATTTTGTCTCTTGCTCCTGAAGTACTTTAA
- the rpsQ gene encoding 30S ribosomal protein S17, whose amino-acid sequence MIERNLRKTRVGKVVSDKMDKTVVVAIVDNVRHPLYKKIVKRTVKLKAHDEQNACKIGDTVQVMETRPLSKDKRWRVVTILEKAK is encoded by the coding sequence GTGATCGAGAGAAATCTTAGAAAAACTCGTGTCGGTAAAGTTGTAAGCGACAAAATGGATAAAACAGTTGTTGTTGCTATCGTCGACAATGTGAGACACCCCCTTTATAAAAAGATTGTAAAACGTACTGTAAAACTGAAAGCACATGATGAACAAAATGCTTGCAAAATCGGCGATACTGTACAGGTAATGGAAACCCGTCCTCTGTCCAAAGACAAAAGATGGAGAGTTGTTACAATTTTGGAAAAGGCTAAATAG
- the rpmC gene encoding 50S ribosomal protein L29 produces MKAVEIRDLTTNDLNKKLGDLKAELFNLRFQLAVNQLENPMRIKAVKKDIARIKTVLRERELKESVN; encoded by the coding sequence ATGAAAGCAGTTGAAATCAGAGATTTGACTACAAATGACCTCAATAAAAAATTGGGTGACCTTAAAGCCGAGCTCTTCAACTTACGCTTCCAGCTCGCTGTTAATCAGCTCGAGAACCCTATGCGCATCAAAGCGGTAAAAAAAGATATTGCGCGCATTAAAACTGTTCTTCGTGAGCGTGAATTAAAGGAAAGCGTTAACTAA
- the rplP gene encoding 50S ribosomal protein L16 yields the protein MLLPKRVKYRRVHRGRLKGKAMRGNKVTYGDYGLAALEPAWITSNQIEAARIAMTRYIKRGGQVWIKIFPDKPITEKPAETRMGSGKGSPEYWVAVVKPGRVMFEIAGVSEEVAREAMRLAMHKLPIKCKFVTKEETDGEQ from the coding sequence ATGCTGTTGCCAAAAAGAGTGAAATATCGTCGCGTTCATCGTGGACGTTTAAAAGGAAAAGCCATGAGAGGTAACAAGGTTACCTATGGTGATTACGGTCTTGCAGCTCTCGAACCAGCTTGGATCACTTCCAACCAAATCGAAGCAGCACGTATTGCAATGACCCGTTACATCAAACGTGGTGGTCAAGTATGGATTAAAATTTTCCCAGATAAACCAATTACGGAAAAACCAGCGGAAACTCGAATGGGTTCCGGTAAAGGTTCTCCAGAATATTGGGTAGCTGTGGTAAAACCAGGCAGAGTTATGTTTGAAATTGCAGGTGTATCAGAAGAAGTTGCTCGTGAGGCGATGCGTCTTGCTATGCACAAACTTCCAATCAAATGCAAATTCGTAACTAAGGAAGAAACGGATGGTGAGCAATAA
- the rpsC gene encoding 30S ribosomal protein S3, whose product MGQKVNPHGLRVGVIKDWDSRWFAGKAAFGDTLVEDYKLRNFIKKNLYVAGISKIEIERDAVRTKIHIHCAKPGIVIGRGGAEIEKLKAQIEKLIGKPVNINIVEVRTPDLNSQLTAENIAAQLERRISFRRAMKQAIGRTMKLGAKGIKICVSGRLGGAEIARSETYHEGTIPLQTIRADIDYGFAEADTTYGKLGVKVWIYKGEVLKGEMARTEEPRRRPSNRRRPRREGGNK is encoded by the coding sequence ATGGGTCAAAAAGTAAACCCACACGGCTTAAGAGTGGGCGTTATTAAAGATTGGGATTCCCGCTGGTTTGCAGGTAAAGCCGCTTTCGGCGATACCCTTGTAGAAGATTACAAACTGCGTAATTTCATTAAAAAGAACCTGTATGTAGCTGGTATTTCTAAAATTGAAATTGAACGTGATGCAGTAAGAACTAAAATTCATATTCACTGCGCGAAACCAGGTATTGTAATCGGCCGCGGTGGTGCTGAAATTGAAAAATTAAAAGCACAGATCGAAAAATTAATTGGTAAACCAGTTAATATCAATATTGTTGAGGTTAGAACTCCTGACCTGAACTCTCAATTAACAGCTGAAAACATTGCTGCTCAGCTGGAACGCAGAATTTCCTTCCGTCGTGCTATGAAACAAGCAATCGGAAGAACTATGAAATTAGGCGCTAAAGGTATTAAAATTTGTGTATCTGGTCGTCTCGGCGGTGCAGAAATTGCTCGTTCTGAAACTTATCATGAAGGTACAATTCCTCTGCAAACTATCAGAGCTGACATCGATTACGGTTTCGCTGAAGCGGATACCACTTATGGTAAACTCGGTGTTAAAGTATGGATTTACAAAGGTGAAGTTCTGAAAGGCGAAATGGCTCGCACAGAAGAACCAAGAAGAAGACCTTCTAACCGCAGAAGACCCCGCAGGGAAGGGGGTAACAAGTAA
- the rplV gene encoding 50S ribosomal protein L22: protein MEATAKLKFTRIAPRKVQIVLDLIRGKDTTEAMAILKHTPKAACEDLEKLLKSACANAENNFGMDKDNLYVSACYVTPGPILKRIRPRAQGRAYRVFKRTSHVTLTVKEKA from the coding sequence ATGGAAGCAACGGCTAAATTAAAATTTACCCGTATTGCACCTCGTAAAGTGCAAATTGTGCTTGACCTGATCAGAGGGAAAGACACAACTGAAGCAATGGCAATTTTAAAGCACACACCTAAAGCTGCTTGTGAGGATCTTGAAAAACTTCTGAAGTCCGCTTGTGCCAATGCAGAAAACAATTTCGGCATGGATAAAGATAATCTTTATGTATCTGCTTGTTATGTAACTCCAGGTCCAATCCTGAAAAGAATCAGACCAAGAGCTCAGGGTAGAGCATATCGTGTATTCAAGAGAACATCACATGTTACTTTAACTGTGAAAGAAAAGGCATAA
- the rpsS gene encoding 30S ribosomal protein S19, with product MGRSIKKGPYVQPVLLKRVQEMNEKGEKQVLKTWSRSSTIFPDFVGHTFAVHDGRKHVPVYVTEDMVGHKLGEFAPTRTYRGHAGSKTSNNGKK from the coding sequence ATGGGTAGAAGTATTAAAAAAGGACCTTACGTACAACCGGTTCTTTTAAAAAGAGTTCAAGAAATGAACGAAAAAGGTGAAAAACAAGTTTTGAAGACCTGGTCCAGATCTTCCACAATTTTCCCTGATTTCGTTGGCCATACATTCGCAGTTCATGACGGACGTAAGCACGTTCCAGTATATGTAACAGAGGACATGGTAGGACACAAACTGGGTGAGTTTGCTCCAACCAGAACTTACAGAGGACATGCCGGTTCCAAAACATCAAATAACGGCAAGAAGTAG
- the rplB gene encoding 50S ribosomal protein L2, with protein MAIKTYKPTTASRRNMTVTDYSELSKVAPEKSLLESLKKNSGRNNTGKITVRHRGGGNRKKYRVIDFKRDKADMNATVLTLEYDPNRSAHIALIQYEDGEKRYIVAPVGLKVGDVVCSGAEVDIKPGNALPLINIPVGTFIHNIELYPGKGAQLVRSAGNTAQLMAKEGAYALVRLPSGELRNVPVNCMATIGQVSNIDHENVKVGKAGKTRHLGFRPTVRGSVMNPNDHPHGGGEGKSPIGRPGPVTPWGKPALGYKTRKKHNRSDKFIVKRRNAK; from the coding sequence GTGGCTATTAAAACATATAAACCAACGACCGCTTCCAGACGTAATATGACAGTAACCGATTACTCTGAGCTTTCCAAAGTTGCTCCTGAAAAAAGCCTGTTGGAGTCTTTGAAAAAAAATTCCGGTCGTAACAACACAGGTAAAATCACCGTTCGTCACCGTGGCGGCGGAAACAGAAAAAAATATCGTGTAATCGATTTTAAACGTGATAAAGCGGATATGAACGCAACTGTTCTTACTTTAGAGTATGACCCAAACCGTTCCGCTCACATCGCTTTGATCCAATATGAAGATGGAGAAAAACGTTACATCGTTGCTCCAGTTGGTTTGAAAGTTGGCGACGTTGTTTGCAGCGGTGCTGAAGTTGATATTAAACCAGGTAACGCACTGCCATTAATCAACATCCCAGTTGGTACTTTCATCCACAACATTGAACTGTACCCAGGAAAAGGCGCTCAGTTGGTAAGAAGTGCTGGTAATACAGCACAGCTGATGGCAAAAGAAGGTGCTTACGCACTGGTTCGTTTACCATCCGGTGAGTTGAGAAATGTTCCTGTTAACTGTATGGCTACAATCGGCCAGGTTAGCAACATTGACCACGAAAACGTAAAAGTTGGTAAAGCTGGTAAAACCCGTCACTTAGGTTTCAGACCTACCGTTCGCGGTTCTGTTATGAACCCTAACGACCATCCACACGGTGGTGGTGAAGGTAAATCACCGATCGGACGTCCAGGACCAGTTACACCTTGGGGCAAACCTGCTCTTGGTTACAAAACCCGTAAAAAACATAATCGCTCCGACAAATTTATCGTAAAACGCAGAAATGCTAAGTAG
- the rplW gene encoding 50S ribosomal protein L23: MKVTAQDIILRPIVTEKSMEGMQEKKYTFKVAKSANKIEIARAIESLFGVKVAKVHTMNCKGRYVRQGATAGYKPDWKKAIVTLKEDSKGIEFFENMF; encoded by the coding sequence ATGAAAGTTACTGCACAGGATATCATTCTGCGCCCTATCGTGACTGAAAAATCCATGGAAGGTATGCAGGAAAAGAAATACACCTTTAAAGTAGCAAAATCTGCAAACAAAATTGAAATTGCTCGGGCAATTGAATCTTTGTTTGGCGTAAAAGTTGCCAAAGTTCACACCATGAACTGCAAAGGCAGATATGTACGTCAGGGTGCTACCGCTGGTTACAAACCAGACTGGAAAAAAGCAATTGTAACCCTGAAAGAAGATTCAAAAGGGATTGAATTCTTCGAGAATATGTTCTAA
- the rplD gene encoding 50S ribosomal protein L4, whose protein sequence is MPNIAVFNMAGKEVAKIDLADAVFGIEPNKAVLHMAVVNYLANQRQGTQSTLTRTEVRGGGKKPWRQKGTGHARQGSTRSPQWTHGGVALGPKPRDYSYSLNKKVKRLAVKSALSAKVLEENLIVVDAITMNEYKTKDMVAMLSALGADKKALIVLPEVDAKVIKSASNIKGVKTAQVNELNVYDILNNDKLIIVQAAAQKIEEVYA, encoded by the coding sequence ATGCCAAATATTGCAGTATTTAATATGGCAGGTAAAGAGGTTGCTAAAATCGATCTCGCAGATGCCGTTTTTGGAATTGAGCCAAATAAAGCTGTTCTCCATATGGCTGTTGTCAACTACTTGGCAAACCAGCGCCAGGGTACACAATCCACTCTGACCCGTACAGAAGTTCGCGGTGGTGGTAAAAAACCTTGGAGACAAAAAGGAACAGGCCATGCTCGTCAGGGATCTACCCGTTCTCCACAATGGACACACGGCGGCGTAGCACTGGGACCAAAACCTCGTGACTATAGCTATTCTCTGAATAAAAAAGTGAAAAGATTAGCAGTGAAATCTGCTCTTTCCGCTAAAGTTTTAGAAGAAAACTTGATTGTTGTTGACGCTATCACAATGAACGAATACAAAACCAAAGATATGGTTGCAATGCTCTCCGCACTGGGTGCTGACAAAAAAGCGTTGATCGTTCTTCCAGAAGTTGATGCGAAAGTAATTAAAAGCGCATCCAACATCAAAGGCGTGAAAACAGCACAAGTAAACGAATTAAACGTTTATGACATCCTCAACAATGATAAATTAATTATTGTTCAGGCTGCTGCTCAGAAAATCGAGGAGGTGTACGCATAA
- the rplC gene encoding 50S ribosomal protein L3, with translation MKKGIIGKKIGMTQIFDEVGNVIPVTVIEAGPCVVVQKKTIENDGYQAIQIGFGDMKPHNVNKPQAGHFAKADAAPKRTLKEYRLDDTDAYNLGDIIKADIFAEGDIVDVCGTSKGKGFAGAIKRHGSRSLKASHGTGPVARQAGSMGAASSPSRIYKGKKMAGHLGAETVTVQNLVVVKVDAENNLIAIKGAIPGPKGGIVSITNSVKKA, from the coding sequence ATGAAAAAAGGTATTATCGGTAAAAAAATCGGTATGACCCAAATTTTCGATGAAGTCGGAAACGTAATTCCGGTTACAGTAATTGAAGCTGGTCCTTGCGTAGTTGTTCAAAAGAAAACAATCGAAAATGATGGCTACCAGGCAATTCAAATCGGCTTTGGCGATATGAAGCCACACAATGTGAACAAACCACAGGCTGGACATTTCGCAAAAGCAGACGCAGCTCCAAAAAGAACACTGAAAGAATACAGACTGGATGACACAGATGCTTACAATCTGGGAGATATCATCAAAGCTGATATCTTTGCAGAAGGTGACATCGTTGATGTTTGTGGAACCAGCAAAGGTAAAGGTTTTGCCGGCGCAATCAAACGTCACGGTAGCAGAAGCCTGAAAGCCAGCCATGGTACTGGTCCAGTTGCTAGACAAGCAGGATCCATGGGTGCCGCATCTTCTCCTTCGAGAATTTACAAAGGTAAAAAGATGGCAGGTCACTTAGGTGCTGAAACCGTTACCGTTCAAAACCTGGTTGTTGTAAAAGTTGACGCTGAAAACAACCTGATCGCAATTAAAGGTGCTATTCCAGGACCTAAAGGCGGTATCGTTTCCATCACTAACAGTGTGAAAAAGGCATAG
- the rpsJ gene encoding 30S ribosomal protein S10 — protein sequence MAVKEKIRIRLKSYDHNLIDASCKKIVETAKRTGAQVSGPIPLPTKKEVVTILRAVHKYKDSREQFEMRTHKRLIDILRPSNKTVEALQSLELPAGVEIEIKL from the coding sequence GTGGCAGTCAAAGAAAAAATCAGAATCAGACTGAAAAGTTATGATCACAACCTGATCGACGCATCTTGCAAAAAGATCGTTGAAACCGCAAAACGCACCGGAGCTCAGGTGTCCGGACCAATCCCTCTGCCAACCAAAAAAGAGGTAGTAACCATTTTGCGTGCGGTACACAAGTACAAAGATAGCCGTGAGCAATTTGAAATGAGAACTCACAAAAGACTCATCGATATTCTCAGACCATCTAACAAAACTGTAGAAGCTCTTCAGAGCCTCGAACTTCCTGCTGGTGTAGAAATCGAAATCAAGCTTTAA
- a CDS encoding putative ABC transporter permease → MFLTLQGFTLYQLFFYFIIYSVMGWTMETILCSYNEKKFVNRGYLSGPYCPIYGVGMCLIILTLSSYQDRLTDLFLGGILVASTLEYFTGWLMEKLFHTKWWDYSDKKFNLHGRICLQISLAWGVLSLVIIKVVQPFVNQFVNWIPVNIGKVILIVFGIIFIADAIHATIIAAHLSKKIHLINQIKADLHNLSLKLNPHPQEKLKNLTINQLFANVASYLNTKKIENRENFQKRIAELIANYRHTQHKSIFERRLQKAFPSMKSIPRKKRTNKTTKK, encoded by the coding sequence ATGTTTCTTACGCTACAAGGATTTACCCTTTATCAGTTATTCTTTTACTTTATTATTTATAGCGTAATGGGATGGACCATGGAAACCATCCTGTGTAGTTATAACGAGAAAAAATTTGTAAACCGTGGTTATCTCTCTGGCCCATACTGTCCAATTTACGGAGTTGGTATGTGCTTAATTATCTTAACATTAAGCTCCTATCAAGACCGATTAACCGATCTATTCCTTGGTGGAATTTTGGTTGCCAGCACTTTGGAATATTTTACTGGATGGCTGATGGAGAAATTATTCCATACAAAATGGTGGGATTACAGCGACAAAAAATTTAATCTTCATGGCAGGATTTGTTTGCAAATTTCCTTAGCGTGGGGAGTCCTTTCACTGGTGATTATTAAAGTAGTACAACCATTTGTTAACCAGTTTGTCAATTGGATTCCCGTTAATATAGGTAAGGTTATTTTAATTGTTTTTGGTATTATTTTTATTGCGGATGCCATTCACGCTACTATTATTGCAGCACATCTGTCGAAGAAAATCCATCTTATTAATCAAATTAAAGCAGACCTACATAATCTCTCTTTAAAATTAAATCCACATCCACAGGAAAAATTGAAAAACCTTACCATAAATCAGCTTTTTGCCAACGTTGCTTCCTATTTAAATACGAAAAAAATTGAGAACAGAGAAAACTTTCAAAAAAGAATTGCGGAATTAATAGCAAACTATCGGCATACCCAACACAAATCTATTTTTGAGCGTCGTCTGCAAAAAGCCTTTCCTTCCATGAAATCTATACCCCGAAAAAAAAGGACAAATAAAACCACAAAAAAATAG
- a CDS encoding IS3 family transposase — protein MCRFFDVSRSEYYGYVQRIDIVQKIKECQDKCDRTYGYHRVHIWLERQGIHRNPKTILCTMQKYTLLSSVRRKKYRNYGNALHKYPNLLNRDFTSTKPN, from the coding sequence ATGTGTCGTTTCTTTGATGTATCGCGCAGTGAATATTATGGATACGTACAAAGAATAGATATAGTTCAAAAGATAAAAGAATGTCAGGATAAATGCGATAGAACTTATGGTTATCACAGAGTACATATATGGCTTGAAAGACAAGGAATACACCGCAATCCTAAGACAATATTGTGTACAATGCAAAAGTATACTCTGTTATCGTCAGTAAGAAGAAAGAAATATCGTAATTATGGAAATGCACTTCATAAATATCCAAATCTATTAAATAGAGATTTCACCTCCACAAAACCGAATTAG
- a CDS encoding proline--tRNA ligase, giving the protein MLLSQLLGERYREKPSDASIPSHIFMLKGGYIRQVANGIFSLLPPTKRITRKIEEIIRQEMDRIGGQEVLFPVVLPRDLWDESGRYDSVGSELLRFTDRSGAGCVLGMTHEEAAVHLARSEAKSYQKYPFMIYQIQTKFRDEPRARGGLIRVREFTMKDAYSFHTSQEDLERYYKICFEAYERIFARCGVPEVISVTSDSGMMGGAVADEFMLLCDAGEDTIVTCPHCGYRSNMEVAEFEHEAIERPESEIQKVATPGVKTIDELVAFFEGKVPPQQMIKATVFAVENSDRVVIVFIRADYEVNEAKLRRIVGANVFPLTDYSDVDLAFGSLGPYQLNPGKCEVYYDETIAHANDMSCGANEDGYHYTGVCMDRDIKPEKYIDVAKVITGSKCAKCGQELKLSRGVEVGNIFQLGTKYTESMGMTYTDKDGTQKTPIMGCYGIGVGRLAACIIEAHHDENGPIWPYAVAPWQIHICALSNKKMDVMPIAKDLYDKLGGQYEVVLDDRGANAGVQFADADLLGVPIRIVVGVKNAQNGQVEISTRDKSIQEVVDIADVPVKIAEIVEKIK; this is encoded by the coding sequence ATGTTATTAAGCCAATTGTTAGGGGAACGGTATCGTGAAAAACCTTCTGATGCTAGTATTCCAAGCCATATATTTATGTTAAAAGGCGGTTATATTCGTCAAGTTGCCAACGGTATTTTTTCTTTATTGCCACCAACGAAACGAATAACGAGAAAGATTGAGGAAATTATCCGCCAGGAAATGGACCGTATCGGCGGCCAGGAAGTATTGTTCCCAGTGGTGCTGCCACGTGATTTATGGGATGAATCCGGCCGTTATGACTCTGTTGGAAGTGAATTATTGCGTTTTACAGACCGTTCCGGTGCAGGATGCGTACTCGGTATGACCCACGAGGAAGCCGCTGTGCATTTGGCGCGTTCTGAAGCAAAGAGTTATCAAAAGTATCCCTTTATGATTTATCAGATCCAAACCAAATTCCGTGATGAACCACGGGCAAGGGGTGGATTAATCCGTGTACGTGAGTTCACCATGAAGGACGCGTATTCTTTCCACACTTCCCAGGAAGATTTGGAACGTTATTATAAAATCTGTTTTGAAGCATATGAACGTATTTTTGCCCGTTGTGGTGTGCCAGAAGTAATTTCTGTTACTTCGGATAGCGGCATGATGGGTGGCGCGGTAGCAGATGAATTTATGCTATTGTGCGACGCTGGGGAAGATACCATTGTAACCTGCCCTCACTGTGGTTATCGTTCTAATATGGAAGTAGCTGAATTTGAGCATGAAGCCATTGAACGTCCAGAGAGTGAAATTCAAAAAGTAGCGACTCCAGGGGTAAAAACAATTGATGAACTAGTTGCATTTTTTGAAGGGAAAGTTCCACCACAACAGATGATTAAAGCTACAGTATTTGCTGTGGAAAACAGTGATAGAGTGGTAATTGTATTTATCCGTGCTGATTATGAGGTAAACGAGGCAAAATTGCGCCGTATTGTTGGGGCGAATGTATTCCCATTAACGGATTATTCTGATGTTGATTTGGCGTTTGGTTCTTTGGGACCTTATCAATTGAATCCAGGAAAATGCGAAGTTTACTATGATGAAACCATTGCCCATGCCAATGATATGTCCTGTGGTGCCAATGAAGATGGCTATCATTATACTGGCGTGTGTATGGACCGTGATATTAAACCAGAAAAATATATTGATGTGGCAAAAGTAATTACAGGCTCCAAATGTGCAAAATGCGGCCAGGAGTTAAAATTAAGCCGTGGTGTTGAAGTGGGGAACATCTTCCAATTGGGTACCAAATACACCGAAAGTATGGGAATGACCTATACGGACAAAGATGGTACACAGAAAACTCCGATTATGGGATGTTATGGTATTGGTGTTGGACGTTTGGCCGCTTGTATCATTGAAGCGCATCACGATGAAAATGGACCAATTTGGCCTTACGCCGTTGCTCCTTGGCAGATTCATATTTGTGCGTTAAGCAATAAGAAAATGGATGTTATGCCAATTGCCAAAGACTTATATGATAAATTAGGCGGACAGTATGAAGTGGTATTGGATGACCGTGGTGCAAACGCAGGGGTTCAATTTGCGGACGCTGATTTGTTAGGGGTTCCAATCCGGATTGTAGTAGGAGTAAAAAATGCCCAGAATGGACAAGTAGAAATTTCTACCCGCGATAAATCTATCCAGGAAGTTGTAGACATTGCGGATGTCCCTGTTAAGATTGCGGAAATTGTAGAAAAGATAAAATAG
- a CDS encoding HEPN domain-containing protein — translation MARRGSWSRDSKDYEDWIDAAYQDRLAAELLFTDPRLYDSCAFHCQQCAEKALKAYLIFKTHRLVDGHNLTWLCKQAVKHDQKFVEWLDESANLNHYYIETRYPGDFPLEFNQKQMESVLKMAQDMNDFIYQEIKQSTQKQNKGETASVM, via the coding sequence ATGGCTAGACGAGGAAGCTGGTCCCGGGACAGTAAAGATTACGAAGACTGGATTGACGCAGCTTACCAGGATCGTCTGGCGGCCGAGCTCCTATTTACTGACCCCCGCCTTTATGATAGTTGTGCTTTCCACTGTCAACAATGCGCGGAAAAAGCATTAAAGGCGTATCTTATTTTTAAAACCCATCGCTTGGTAGATGGGCATAACCTTACCTGGCTGTGTAAACAAGCTGTAAAACACGACCAAAAATTTGTGGAATGGCTGGACGAAAGCGCCAACTTAAACCATTATTATATTGAAACTCGTTATCCAGGGGATTTTCCCTTGGAATTTAATCAAAAACAAATGGAATCCGTTTTAAAAATGGCACAGGATATGAACGATTTTATCTATCAGGAGATTAAACAATCCACACAAAAACAAAATAAAGGGGAAACGGCAAGTGTTATGTAG